A single region of the Pseudalkalibacillus berkeleyi genome encodes:
- a CDS encoding Na+/H+ antiporter NhaC family protein gives MAGNWISIIPFLLVIPIAMLTKQVLPGILVGLIAGAYLMNPSLIGGIETMLSYLVTALVDKNNIKIIVFLYVFSGLVGMIKIAGGIKGFVEAASERVDTKKEAILLTYVSTLGTFSAPSFRFVTIGPIMRALMKRVSMTKKELGFVIETTTTPIIVLIPIATAFVGYMVSVIELGLSNQNLDGDPYRLFIQSIPFNFFAITIFLLGIYLSFFHHSSDGDQKEPADEQDEDDWHNCDPAVSLDLPSKPFNLLAPLFVVIILTLVLTWYDGAEQGFGFFQAFIKANVLDAMVIALLITTFITVVFFLIQKFELKLLIESFVFGGNNLMSVILLLSVIWGLASVTEDLGFSSFVTENTSWIPSVLVPPILFLFGSTVSYFIGSAWGTWGILMPLGISMASLADVSLPLVIGAVFASGTFGSFASPLSDDINTVSRILNLQVMEYARFKLKAALIAVGISTVLYTGITFLL, from the coding sequence TTGGCTGGAAATTGGATTTCTATCATCCCGTTCTTATTAGTCATACCGATCGCTATGCTTACTAAACAAGTTCTCCCAGGCATTCTTGTTGGATTAATTGCTGGAGCCTATTTGATGAACCCATCCCTAATAGGTGGTATTGAAACGATGCTCTCTTATTTAGTCACCGCATTAGTTGACAAAAATAACATAAAAATCATCGTATTTCTTTACGTATTCTCAGGACTTGTCGGCATGATCAAAATTGCTGGAGGAATTAAAGGATTTGTTGAAGCTGCATCAGAACGAGTCGATACGAAAAAAGAAGCTATACTTTTAACTTATGTGTCGACCTTAGGAACATTCAGTGCACCTAGCTTTCGTTTTGTTACGATTGGCCCAATAATGAGAGCACTTATGAAACGTGTAAGTATGACGAAAAAGGAGCTTGGATTTGTCATCGAAACGACAACAACGCCAATCATTGTTCTCATCCCAATTGCAACTGCATTTGTAGGATATATGGTATCTGTAATCGAACTCGGTCTTAGTAATCAAAATTTAGATGGAGACCCATACCGGTTATTCATACAAAGTATACCTTTCAACTTTTTCGCCATTACCATTTTCCTTTTGGGGATATACTTAAGCTTTTTCCATCATTCATCTGATGGTGACCAGAAGGAACCCGCAGATGAACAGGATGAGGATGATTGGCATAATTGCGATCCAGCTGTGTCATTAGACCTTCCATCAAAACCCTTTAATTTATTAGCTCCTTTATTCGTTGTTATCATCTTAACACTTGTACTTACATGGTATGATGGCGCTGAACAAGGGTTCGGATTCTTCCAAGCATTCATAAAAGCAAATGTGCTAGATGCAATGGTCATCGCCCTATTAATTACTACATTTATAACGGTTGTCTTCTTTTTGATACAAAAATTCGAATTAAAACTGCTTATTGAAAGCTTTGTCTTTGGGGGAAATAATCTTATGTCTGTCATATTACTATTGTCCGTCATTTGGGGGCTTGCATCTGTTACTGAAGACCTAGGGTTTTCATCATTCGTTACAGAAAACACATCCTGGATCCCCTCTGTACTCGTTCCACCCATTTTGTTTCTGTTCGGGTCAACCGTTTCTTATTTCATTGGCTCTGCCTGGGGGACATGGGGCATCTTGATGCCTTTAGGTATTTCAATGGCATCCCTTGCAGATGTATCATTACCTTTAGTCATTGGTGCAGTGTTTGCAAGTGGAACTTTCGGTTCATTCGCTTCACCTTTAAGTGATGACATTAACACCGTAAGCAGAATCCTAAATCTCCAAGTCATGGAATATGCACGTTTCAAGTTAAAAGCAGCCTTAATCGCTGTGGGAATTTCAACTGTTTTATATACTGGCATAACCTTTCTATTATAA
- the dat gene encoding D-amino-acid transaminase, translating into MILVQDQLMDQSELHIGMEDRGYQFGDGIYEVIRIYKGHFFGIEEHLTRLERSAKELQMSLPYSIDLLKQRLIELAEVNSIHDGQVYLQITRGVAERTHHFPDNQKSMLVGYTKEAPRPLQKLRNGISVITTEDIRWLRCDIKSLNLLGNVLSKQKAKDAGCDEAILIREGTVTEGSSSNVFIVKDGVVKTHPANNFILNGITRNVLLHLAHEAGVEVVENTFDQSELMNADEVFISSTTMEITPVVSINDKTVSNGLPGAITQLLQAKFEQQIEKIQAVEN; encoded by the coding sequence ATGATTTTAGTTCAGGATCAATTAATGGATCAGTCAGAGTTACATATTGGAATGGAAGACCGAGGATACCAATTTGGTGATGGGATTTATGAAGTGATCCGAATTTATAAAGGTCATTTTTTTGGTATTGAAGAGCACCTCACTCGTCTGGAACGAAGCGCAAAAGAGCTCCAAATGTCTTTACCTTATTCCATTGATTTGTTGAAACAGCGACTAATCGAACTTGCCGAAGTCAATTCCATACATGATGGGCAAGTTTATTTGCAAATTACAAGGGGTGTTGCAGAAAGAACACACCATTTTCCTGACAATCAGAAGTCAATGCTCGTCGGTTATACGAAGGAAGCACCTCGTCCACTTCAAAAGTTACGTAACGGCATTTCAGTAATAACGACTGAAGATATTCGTTGGTTAAGATGTGATATAAAAAGCTTGAACCTGCTTGGCAATGTATTAAGTAAACAAAAAGCGAAAGACGCTGGTTGTGACGAAGCGATATTAATTCGTGAAGGGACCGTCACTGAGGGTAGTTCATCGAATGTTTTCATTGTGAAAGATGGTGTAGTGAAAACCCACCCTGCCAATAACTTTATTTTAAATGGGATAACGAGAAATGTTTTGTTACACCTTGCTCATGAAGCTGGAGTAGAGGTAGTAGAGAACACATTTGATCAAAGTGAATTGATGAATGCAGACGAAGTGTTCATCTCAAGTACGACGATGGAAATTACACCAGTCGTATCTATTAATGACAAAACCGTCAGTAATGGATTGCCTGGAGCGATCACCCAATTATTACAAGCAAAGTTCGAACAGCAAATCGAAAAAATTCAAGCCGTAGAAAATTGA